One genomic region from Peromyscus leucopus breed LL Stock unplaced genomic scaffold, UCI_PerLeu_2.1 scaffold_1163, whole genome shotgun sequence encodes:
- the LOC119086104 gene encoding vomeronasal type-2 receptor 116-like: MKCPEDQYANTEQNHCLRKDVTFLGFDEPLGMTLSCMALCLSAFTVMVLGVFVKYQDTPIVKANNLTLSYILLISLIFSFLCSLLFIGHPNSATCVLQQITYGILFTVAVSTVLAKTITVVLAFKVTSPGRRMKWLLVSGVPNYIIPFCTIIQIILCAIWLGVSPPSVDIDAHSEHGYIIIVCNKGSVTAFYSVLGYLGSLALGSFTVAFLARNLPDTFNEAKFLTFSMLLFCSVWVTFLPVYHSSKGKIMMAVEVFSILASSAGLLGCIFVPKCYIILIRPERNSLQKLREKSSSRTPIS; the protein is encoded by the coding sequence ATGAAGTGTCCAGAGGACCAGTATGCCAACACAGAGCAGAACCACTGCCTCCGCAAAGATGTGACCTTTCTGGGCTTCGATGAACCCTTGGGGATGACTCTGTCCTGCATGGCCTTATGTTTGTCTGCATTCACGGTTATGGTTCTTGGGGTCTTTGTGAAATACCAAGACACTCCCATTGTGAAGGCCAATAACCTCACTCTCAGCTACATCCTGctcatctccctcatcttctctttcctctgttcctTGCTCTTCATTGGCCATCCCAACTCAGCTACCTGTGTCCTGCAGCAAATAACATATGGTATTTTATTCACTGTAGCTGTTTCCACTGTGTTGGCCAAGACAATTACTGTGGTGTTGGCTTTCAAAGTCACTTCTCCTGGAAGAAGGATGAAGTGGCTCCTGGTATCAGGGGTACCTAACTACATCATTCCCTTCTGCACCATCATCCAAATTATTCTCTGTGCAATCTGGCTGggagtttctcctccctctgttGACATTGATGCACACTCTGAGCATGGCTACATCATCATTGTGTGCAACAAGGGTTCAGTAACTGCTTTCTACTCTGTCTTGGGATACCTGGGCTCTCTGGCCCTGGGGAGCTTCACTGTAGCTTTTTTGGCCAGGAATCTccctgacacattcaatgaagccaaaTTCTTGACATTCAGCATGCTGTTGTTCTGCAGTGTCTGGGTCACTTTTCTCCCTGTCTACCACAGCTCCAAGGGCAAGATAATGATGGCTGTGGAGGTCTTCTCCATCTTAGCCTCCAGTGCAGGCTTGCTGGGATGCATCTTTGTCCCCAAGTGCTACATCATTTTAATAAGACCAGAGAGAAATTCTCTTCAAAAGTTAAGAGAGAAATCATCTTCCAGAACTCccatttcataa